The genomic window TACCCCGCAGTACCCCATGTTTTTACCGGCGACAGGGCAACAATGCGGGGTTAGATCCTGGTAAAATGGCCAACCGCGCAGCTTGACTCTCAACTTGACTGCCTGATTGCCGCAAAGTGCCCAGTCCCGGCTGTTTTATCACTTGCTCATCGATATTTTCTTACCCTGGTCGCTACCCTCAGGCAATTCCATCAATCACGATTACAAAACTGAAATCTGAGATAGCCTCGAGCTTGTAGAACTACATAGTCCTAGCTTGAGAAAAGAAAGCACCTCAGTCATTGTGATTGTATGTTTGTGTGTTTCTTGTCTTTTCAATGTTACGCATGCCGTTCTCTACTTTAAATTTCGTTGTTTCCAAGAAGACTGAATTGTGCTAAAATATTGAATGCATAACACCGACACAACTTGTTTAACACTCTGAAGAGCCATCGGGAAAATCTCCTACTCAAATTTCTATGCACAACGATGCGGCTCCTACCACCAACTTTGCTTCTGATTGCCTATCAACTCGATCCTGCTGACGGGGAGTCAGTGATTACTTAGGCATCGATCAAGTTTTCCTCCGCTGGGTTACCAGCCGCCGAGGTTCCAGGGGCGCTCGGCTTGTCTTGTGCCTTGGCCTTGCCCTTGCGCTCAGATGTCCTCTGGTAGTACTCGTTGATGATCTTGGCCGGAATACGATTCAACATGTCCTTCCGGTAAATGCGGAGCAGAGACCAGGCAAGGTCCAGAGACTCGTAAATCGTGCGCGCCTCATAAGGACCCTGGTTGATGAAAGTACGCTCAAACTTCTCCAAGAACTCGAGGGAGAGCTTGTCTTCAGCCGATAGTGCCTCTTCACCAACGACAGCCTTCATAGCCGCCGCGTCACGTCCAATGGCGTACTTTGCATACAGCTGGTTTGAAACGTCGCCATGGTCCTTGCGCGTCATACCCTCGCCAATGGCCGACTTCATGAGGCGCGAAAGAGACGGCAGGACGTTGATGGGTGGGTAGATACCACGGTTGTCAAGACCACGGTCGACGAAAATCTGACCCTCGGTAATGTAACCAGTCAAGTCGGGAATCGGGTGGGTGATATCGTCGTTGGGCATGGTCAAAATGGGGATTTGCGTAATGGATCCATTTCGTCCCTCGACACGTCCGGCGCGCTCGTAGATGGTGGACAAATCCGTGTACATGTAACCAGGGAAACCACGGCGACCTGGCACTTCTTCACGCGCAGCCGAGACCTCTCGCAAAGCATCACAGTACGAAGACAAATCGGTAAGGATAACCAACACGTGCTTCTCGAGCTGGTAGGCGTAGTATTCGGCAGTGGTGAGTGCAAGACGGGGTGTGATGATACGCTCGATACTGCATGTATTGTTAGCTCAAAACTGGCTGGCATCCATAGCATGTTGTCGCGCGTCGATGATGGACTTACGTTGGATCATTAGCAAGGTTCAGGAAGAGGGTTGTGCGTTCGAGACTGCCGTTCTCCTCGAAATCACGAGTGAAAAAGCGGGCAGTTTCCAGGTTGACACCCATGGCTGCAAACACAATGTTGAAGTTCTCCTCATGGCCATCGTGAACGCCCTTGTTCGTAACACCCTCCTTGTTGACCAAGCTGGCTTGCCGACAAATCTGGGCAGCAATCTCGTTGTGTGGTAGACCTGAGGCCGAGAAGATAGGAATCTTCTGTCCACGAGCAATCGAGTTCATGGTATCAATGGCGGATATACCAGTCGAGATCATCTCCTCAGGGTACACCTGCGCGTAGTTGGAAAGTCCATCAGCATCGGCCGTGGTAATATAGCTGGGCGGAACGGGCACATATCGAGTAACATACTCTGGAGTAAGGGTTGATCGGCTGTCCGTTGATGTCCAAAAAGTCTTCAGCGAGTACCTTGGGACCCTTGTCGATAGGTCGGCCAGATCCGTCGAAGATGCGGCCCAACATGTCTTCCGAAACACCGAGCTTCAGGTTCTCGCCAGTGAACTCGACTTTTGTCTATATTCTTGTCAGCACAAGTCTCTCAGGGActgatgacgatgatgaagCGTGTCATACCTTCTTGACGTCGATGCCTGATGTGCCCTCGAAGACCTGTTCAATTCGTCAACCTTTGTCGCATAAATTTGCATTGGGTTCCTATATTACCTGTACGATGGCACGGCTGCCTTCATTCCCAAAGATGGTCAGTTATGTCCTGTAGCCCTCAGTCACTAGGATATGGGGGCTGAGAGCTACTCACCTCGCGCCTCAAGAACCTGTCCTGACCGTGTGGTTCCATCAGGCAGGGTGAGGGACACGATCTCGTTGTAGCTGGGGTTTTTGACCTGGTAGTTGTTAGAAAAGGCTGCCGCCGTGTTGATTGGGCTTTCTTTGCAAATCATACATTGTCGAGAATAACAAGCGGACCGTTGACACCACCGATGGTGTTGTACCTGATTCTCGGCAGTACCGAGTAGGATGACGACTCTCGAGGGTCCGCCATTGCGCCGTTTGGATGAGGAGATTTCACCTAAGCGATTCGAACGAATATCTCTCTAGGCAACTAACCTGAGAGAAGATGCGATATCAGCGAAAGTGGTTGTATAGATAGATGGCCGATCAGGTCGAGACTGATGGAGGTGGCGGCTGTGGTTGCTTGTGCTCCGTTACCGAACAAGCTCCGACCACAAGCTTGCCGCAAAAACAGGCCAATCACGCAACGTGACATCATGCTTTGCCCCACATCTGAGCACCAGCTTAGCTAACGGCGAAACTCCTTATACAGCAATCTGCAAGTTGCAAGGTTACAGGTATCATTGATTTACTTTTTattgttttattttgttgTTGTAAGCCTCTCTCCGAGCTCGCCAGATGGACTGGATAATGCGCTCATCTTCATAAAACTAGCGACCTACCTGCTCAAGGTAACTTGAACTACACCACCTCGACACCAATTGAATCCGACACTAGAGAGATCAAAGCCAAACGCGACCTGGCTTTTGATCGGGGCCACGAACAACGCACCTCTGAACGCCCTTGGGGGCAAATGCGCCACCCGACCGAACGCGACCATGTCAACAATATATAATACGGAGCCTCAACCAACAGCATCAGTCATCCTTCACACATCGGTTGGCGAACTGTCTGTTGAGCTTTTCGCCAAGCAGACCCCTCTAACGTCGCGCAACTTCCTTCAGCGTTGTTTGGATGGATACTACGACAATACCATTTTCCACCGTCTTGTGCCTGGATTCATAGTCCAAGGTGGTGATCCTACAGGAACGGGCAATGGCGGCGAATCAATCTACGATGGAGGTGCTCTATCGGGTGATCTTGATCCGTGGCCTATGGATCAGCGAAGAGGCAAGAATGCAGGACCTCTGGGCATCAACTTCAAGGACGAATTTCACTCGCGGCTCAAGTTCAACAGGAGAGGATTGCTAGGTATGGCAAATGAGGGGGCGCCAGACACAAATGGCAGTCAGTTCTTTTTCACCTTTGACAAGGCCGATGAACTCAACAGCAAGAACACCATGTTTGGACGCGTAGCCGGCGACACTATCTACAACCTGCAAAAAATAGGAGAGGCCGAGTTGGCGGAGGGAACCGAGCGGCCACTTTATCCTATCAAGCTAGAGCGCGTAGAGATACTCGTCAACCCCTTTGACGACATGAAGAAGAGGGAAAGAGTTGTCAAGGTTGTGGATACTGCACCGGCCCCAGCCAAGAAGCCCAAAAAGAGGAAGGTCGGCAAACAACTGCTTAGTTTCGGTGACGAGGAAGGGGAGGGCGAAGAGCTTCCCATACTGAAAAAGCCTAAATTCGACACAAGAATAGTCATGGATGACGAGGCAACAGAAACGCCTGTCAAGCGCCCCAAGGACGGAAAGCCTACAGAGGTCAAAGACGCGACTCTTGCTAAGACTTCTGCGGCAGGAAAAGAGGCAGGGGTAAACGCGGTCGGGATGAAGGACGCTACTGCGTCCTCGGACAGTACCGTAAAATTGCGCGATGACCCACAGAAGCCGAACGAACCCTCAGGATCACCGCCCCCACTACTAACACGGATCCAGCCGAGATATGGCGACGATGAGCCCGCGCAAGGGAAGAATACAAAGGCTAAAGATAATAGGACGGCGCTCGAAAAGGCAAATGATGAAATTGCTACCCTCAAAGCATCCATGCGCCGAAACGTGAACTCGGAGCCTATCAAGGAGGAAAAGAAGTCAGCATTGGAGCTGATGATACCAGAAACCTCGACTAGAGGCAGGAAGCGGCGAGGGGGTGCCAACAATAACGATGTTGCGGAAGAACAAAAGACGATGAACCTTTTGAAAGCCTTCCAATCCAAGCTCGCGGATGCTCCGAGCACAAGCACGAACGCTCAAGAATCTCCGACCGGAGAGCATGCCACGGGTGAGGGAGCTACAGGGGGCGCGGGTGAAAAGCCGGCAGAGGATGAGGGAGAAGTATGTGATCTGCATTTCATCATTAACTGCCAGAGCTGCCAAGCCTGGGACAAGCTCGAGGGCAAAGACGAAAGCGATGACGAAGGATGGATGTCACACGCTCTTAGCTTTGCGGCAGATAAGCTCGGAAAGGACCTCAATTACAGGAGGAAGGCTGAGGAAGAGCTCATCGTGATCGACCCCCGTGAAAAGGCGCGTAGCTTACAAGAGGAAAAACGTCAGGAGAAAGGAAGCCGGACAGGAGGGTCCGGTCGGGCATGGGATCAGGCTCGGAATGCGCAAATGTCAAGGTCTTCCAATCTTGCAGGCAGAGGTGCCAGATAGGCCATATCCTTATGATGTAACGTACCTAGCCAAGCCGGCTTAAGTAAGTCGTCTTATTTCTCTTGGGTTTCGCTGGCTTAATTTCTGTGATATCATGTTATGCTCGGATTTGGCGACAGCCTTGGTCTTGACACAAGGACGTGCCAATTCTAATTATTTCCCTACTGTGTGTACCCTCCATCGAATAGATCAAAgataccccccccccccccatttCAAGTTTCGACCATGTTTTTAGTATCTTGGATATGCTCGTCAGTTTGGGTGACTACCTGTGAGGATTGGTCGGGTGTCAAATACTTACCTCCTTTGTATCAGGCCATCTTGGAAAAGGAACAAATTACAGTTAGTATGAACCCTGTCTTTCCAAATGAGGATGAGGCTCCTGAGCAAATGCTCCTGAACAAAGAGGGTCGTCCGGAGCTTTGCTCCGGGTAATACAGACCAAATCCTTGTCGCTCAGCTATATTTGTGTTAAATGATTGGCGGGTTCAGGCCCGGGGCAGGTTGCGGGACAGGGGCAAGGGGGTACGGATGCATGTTTTGCGTGCGTTCAACGGCAAAAGGGCCATCTACATTACTAAGTACTGTGTACCTCGTATGTAGTGAGGAAAAGAACGCTTTTCATGGTATAAGTGCCAATGTTTAGGCGTGGGTTGGTCACATAGCCTGCCCTGTCTGCATGGTTGGGTACCTTGACTGCCATGAAGAGATGAATTGAGAGAGGGCGGTCCCTGCGACGTACGACTCGCGGACGAGGAACGCTTGACCAGCGGTGGGCGGCTCAGTGGAGACAAAAAGTCCTTGGTGTCGACTTCAGGATCGATGCACTCCTGATATTCGATCTGGACGGAATTTACACTCCACAAAAAGCTGGCTTCCAGAGTTGATTCACCGTAGCTGATAATATCCAATTCTGGAAACACAGCACAACCAGAGCGCGGGTTTGGCCGCAGAAATGCGAGCATGGAGATTCAAAGTATcagcgttttctttttcttttgctcaaAAAGCTCCGGCTCGAGTGTCCAACAGTCCGGGCTAGACAACGGATAAAAGCTTGGAGCCCAAGCCACCAACTGACGGTCGTCGCAAGCTATCGCACCGCATCGCATCGCACCGCATCGCACCGCTTCGAAAGCACATTTTTGAGACACTTATACCAGCATATCTTTCATTCTCACAACATTAACTGCACCTTGGGGAGGAACTATCTTGTTTATTAACCTACCACCCGACTAGCGCGACCGGGGGGTCCTTCTGTGTCTCTCAATCTTTTTATCTTTGTCTCTTGTCATGATTTCTGGTGCAGACATTCTGACAGTTTGAACGCCGGGATCTCTTCACATCACTACGCCTCTTTACCAAATAGCAAAGTGGTGTAGTGCCTGCTCCAGCTTGCCCATCCCAACGACTGCAAATTACGCCCTGAGGCAGACGAAGTCATCGGCTCCTCTAGACATCTGAGACAAACCTCAAAAATTCATTACAGACAACCACTCCCAGGAAAGGCAACCCCACTTTGGTCAAGTGTGGTGGACAAAGCTCTGTCTGGTGTTGTTACTGAGCAAAATTCcccctttttgttttatcTCCCTTCTATATCCCTTGTATCTGTCTACTTGTGTCTACCAGCCAGGCACCTACCACGGCGGCCAGCCCCGGAATATCGGACTTTGCCGTCTTTCGGCCGGAACAACCGGATGGAGTTGTCCGGAAGCTCCCTCAGCTAAAGGCTACGAAACAAAAGTCATTGATGCTGCCAATCAATGTGAAAGGGAAAGCGGTCCACACTTGACCAAGTTGTTCCAAACAAGGGACCTTGAGAGATATCTACCTAGGTCATAGGTAGCTGCCTATATAGAATCAGACGCAGGGTGAATAAGCCAAGAAATCCACACGAAGCACTTCCTGGGAGAATATACGCCTCGCAGGAAAGCATCAATCAAGTGTTCGCTCGCTCGCCGTCGTCTTATTCGCACTCGCCGGGCTACACGACCGACAGACTCGTCGCATCGCATCGCCTCGCATCGCGCGACCACATCAAATCGAACGACCACAGCAAACGCCCAGCCCAGCCCAGCCCAGTTGGGCAACACTCAGCTAATCAACGCCTGCCATCAGATCAGAATCCTTCACTCCACCTTGCCTTTCTCTCTGATCAAATTCCTCTCCCTTTATTCAAACCCGCACAATTACATTAAACTTGCTAGCGCTTCGCATCTGCACGTGAGCCATCAAATCCTACGACAGCTACCAGGGGAGACTCGTTATCTGGATATTACCCACCACATCGGACGTGCTTTGTACGTTTTGGTGCTCGCTTTGGGCTCAAGCTGACCGCTGTCGGGCGCCGTCTTGGCAGCAAAGTTGAGTCGCCGTCTCCATCTTCCACGTGTGTGGACGGGGACGTTTAGAGGCAGCACTACTGCAACGATGCGCTGCGGCCTTGGCATCTCTGTCGACGACTCCCACCGATTGAACACAGTACTCGCCCATTATTGGAGCCCCAAAAGGCAGTTGCAGCCCATCCTGTTCAGGCCTTTCCGCACCCGTCAAACCCCGCAACGCTGGAGCTGGGCCGTGCCCCATAACTTTACTTGACCTAACCTGGCACCAGTGCAGTGTGCAGGCCGAGAATACCGCAAGGTAGATTTTAGGCgtcggaaaaaaaaaaaaaggttcaaCACAACTTTCGTCGCAAATGTTCGCTTCCATGTCTCCGCCGAATCCCAGGAAGCGGGCGGCCCCAGGCGCAATACCTGCAGTTCAAATCCCGACGACCGTGCAGCAGTACCAATCGCCCTACGCCACCCCACTGGATCAGGTTTCACGCTGGAACGGCGCCGAAGTCTATGCTACTGACCCGATCACCCCGGGCCCCAAGAACATCCCGCAATTCAACATGACCGAGCCGCACTCCTCATATCCCAACGCAACCACCCATCAGTCATACCAGCACCAGGCCATCGCGACGCCTGGGCCGACAAATGCAATCGCCCGAAGACCTGCCGGTTCAAGCCGCGCCCTCGTTACCCGCCAGCAGTACGATGGCCTCTCGACAGAACCGTGGCCCTCATTCAGCGACGAGACCGCGCTGATGCCTGCCAGTGGCGTCGTTAACCCCCTCGACGAGAACGATAACATCGCGCTGCTGGAGGAGCGGGCTGCGAGGGCGAAGAGAGATGCTCAGGCCAACAGGAAACAGATCCCACCATTTGTTCAGAAACTTGGCAGGTTAGTCGCTCTCCACCACCCTGCGACCGTGATGGCTGGCCCAATAAATACCGCACTATGGTTTGCTAACATCGCGGCACATATTCCAGCTTCCTCAACGAAGAGAAGAATACGGACCTAATCCGATGGTCGCAGAAGGGAGACTCGTTCATAGTCTTGGACGAGGATGAGTTCGCCAAGACTCTTATTCCCGAGCTTTTCAAGCACAACAACTACGCCTCGTTCGTCAGGCAGCTCAACATGTACGGCTTCCACAAGCGCGTGGGTCTCTCAGACAATTCGATGAAGGCGAGCGAACGAAAGAACAAGAGCCCGAGCGAGTATTACAACCCATACTTTCAGCGCGGCCACCCTAATCTTCTTTGGCTTATCAACAAGCCCAAGAGTGGCAACTCCAAGAAGAGGAGTGCCAAGAACAACGACGGGGCAGAGGTCGAGAGTGACGAGGATGCAACACCCACCGTCGAGGACATCAATGGCGCTGGTTACGTGGGGGCTGCGCAGAACTCGTCGAGGAGCGGAGGCCCCGCGCAGGGCGACCCGGGATCGCAGGCGTTGCAGAAGAAGGACTTTCAAGTGGTCAAGGATCAACTGAACCAGTTACAAACTCAGCAGAGGGCAATATCAAATATGATACAAAGGCTCCGTAGCGATCACACGGCACTGTACAATCAGGCGCTGGCATTCCAGAATATGCATGAGCGCCACGAAAACTCCATCAACGCAATTCTCAACTTCCTCGCCAATGTTTTTCGCAAGTCACTAGAGGAACAAGGTGGCAATAGTAACCACACGATGCAGGACCTGCTGGCCAGCATCATACCTAATGGCGGGAGTGGCAGCCAGATGCATAAAGGTAGCGTCGTGGACTTGGGGGATTTTGTACAGCAGCAGTCAGTTGATCACTCCAACGTTGCTGACAACACTCCCAAGCGGGGTCAGCGTTTGTTGCTTCCGTCTCGTGGCGGCAGGGCTTCAGCTACTTCTACGGCGGCCAAGTCGCCCTCGGCAAGCTATGCAACATCGCCTCGGGGTCAGATGGGATCCGTCACCGAGCTGTTTGACAACTCACCGAACGAGGTCACATCACCACCCGACTACCTCAGCAACGATTTGAGGCAAAGCCCCCAGCAGATGATGCGGATTATCGATGCCACCAATGCAGCTGGGGCAACTGCCGACATTGACCTCCCTGACATTGCAGCCAAGACGCCAGTCACTCTCAGCAGCGACCAACGCAACCAGATGTTAAATCTGATGGCCAGCCAGGCCACCGCGCCGCAGTCTACTTCGTCTATCCCTGCCACTGCAAGCCCACTGCCAGCAACGACTACCGCTACATCACCCCAACCTATCCCTGCCATGCAGCAGCGACAGCAACAGCACAGAGCAACTCCACCGCCTGTCCCAGCTCAGGCAGCATCCGGAATGGTTTCATCACCTGTCAACTCAGCCCTTGGAGCCTCTCCACCCAGGTCACTCTCGCCCCTTATGTCCTCCATGCCTCCCCCGCCGTCTCTCCATGATATTACCATGACGCAAGAAGAGCTTGACAGCTTGCAACGCTTGCAGGACGAACAGAAGCACAAGATCGATGAGATATCTCATTTCTTGGCACCCCTCTCACCTTCAGGACGAGTACCTGGCGTCGATGAGGCTGGCAACCCAACAACCGTCTCGCCTGAAGCAAGCGGCAGCTACTTTCCCGACATGACAGATAACATGGACATCGAGCAGTTCTTGGATTCGAGTGCATTCGGGGCTTTCGACGCAAGCGGCACGGGGGGCTCCGCAGACGACTTCAACTTCAGCCTGGACGCCAACTACGACGGGTCTACCCCAGTTGCTGCATATTCATTGGCAGCGCCCATCACCGAGTCCCACAGCAATACACCCAGTTCGGCGGCGACGGAAGAGTATGTCATAAGAAAAGACTTTGCAGAGAATGACGGCTCCGCCGTAGGTCCAGATGCGAAACGGAGGCGGATGGGTTAAGCCCAGGGAATCGAGTTAAATCAGTGTGACTCATTAAGTCGTGTGTCTTTTTGTGATGGGGGTTCATACACATGTTTGGGGTTCTTGGAAGACAGGTTCtactttttgtttctcttgTGAGATAAcctgaatttttttttttttgaatgcTCCGGCGAGGGCtttacgttttttttttatccagaCTTGTTTGTAGCGTATCGACGGTATGGTACGCGGGTTCTACTTTGCTTTTACATCACACTCGGCGTTGGTGGTACGGATATATTTGGGTTTACATTACCTTCGTTTGGGTGGCGGTAGCTCTTGTCAAAACAACTTATGGGGTCTGTGTTAAAGGTACATCGGTCACCCCGTACTTATTCTAGACGGTACAAACAAAACTAGCATGAAAGAAGGTACTTTTCTGTGCTGTCTATTGGAATTCTGTTCCGGGGCACATAATCGCAATGGTAATGACTTAACCGTCCGTTGGTCCACTTGGAATTTTTGAATATGCAAGTCGCTCCGGCGGATTCGTACTGTTGATGTTGCCATGTCGCACTCTTTGGAGCCTGCCTCTGAAATGGGGTTTTTTCTCATCAAAGGTGAAAGTCAGATTTGGCTCTGGGTGCTGTTGATTATAGCTCCGGTGGTTCCGAAAAGATAGGTTGCATacaactacctaggtaggtaggtaggtaggtaggtagttcaAGGGACGTAATCGATGCCAAGCTAGGACTAGACAGCTGACGAAGGGGAAAGTGGGGAGGAACGGACCTCTAACTTAAGGAATACAAGTAAAGCAAGTTTATCCGTGTTCCATGTAAGCATCAAATGCTACCCAAGTAATCAATTTGATGTGGTGGCAAGATATTCATGATGCATAGATGCAATCCCCGTGTTCTTGTGAAGATTGAAACACAATAATAGCAATGTAGTTAAGTCATATTCTTTCTCTGATGAGAGCTTGCTTTCAAGTTAACCCCCGCCCGGTACTCATGCTATTCAGAAAGCAGCCATTGGACAAGCTGGACTATACAAATTAGACCTTGAGAAATGCTTCAACTTTAATATCAaaatttcttcttcttccatgTTTTGTATGAATCCGGTTTTGCACGTGTGCCATGGTTACGCGAGAGTCACTCGTCGCCAGGTTTATCATCGTCACTAGAAATTaccttggcttgcttggttGTTTATCGTACGGTCTATTCATCGCTATTTGACCATGGCACGCTCTGATGGCAAGCCAGGGGGGAAATACGAGGAAGGGGGTAGGTCAGTTGGCAGCTGCGCATAGAATGAAGTATACTTCGGTCGGTGTCGAAAAGTATACATTGGACGTGGATGACGTGTAGAATTTCATGGCCAATCACGCCAAATGTTTgaccaaggtacctaggtacctaggtatctacctacctttcTTTCGAAAAGTCACGTATGCAGTCTACGTAGGGCAGGGAGTCAGATAGTATGTCAAAATGTCTTGTATACTCCCGCTTATCAACTATTAGTGTACAACTTGCTTGGCAAAACACAAGCCGGGAATTTCCTACTGAACAGCATTGGAAGAAAAATAAGATTTATTATCATGCTCATATTGATGTCCACACGCCTGCCTGCTCGAACGATCTTCCCATAAAGCCAGCCTTAACACCACGCCATAGACGGATATGTACAGCCCCAATGCCCAGCAAAGCGGATGTAGACCAGTGGTTGTCCAAGCTATCAttccgagaaaaaaaagaagtagTAAAAAGTAAGATACGTGAACACCTGTGCCAGTCGATCTGTCGttcgaagaaaaagaagtacTTGGTAGTATCAAATAAA from Pyricularia oryzae 70-15 chromosome 4, whole genome shotgun sequence includes these protein-coding regions:
- a CDS encoding V-type proton ATPase subunit B — encoded protein: MADPRESSSYSVLPRIRYNTIGGVNGPLVILDNVKNPSYNEIVSLTLPDGTTRSGQVLEARGSRAIVQVFEGTSGIDVKKTKVEFTGENLKLGVSEDMLGRIFDGSGRPIDKGPKVLAEDFLDINGQPINPYSRVYPEEMISTGISAIDTMNSIARGQKIPIFSASGLPHNEIAAQICRQASLVNKEGVTNKGVHDGHEENFNIVFAAMGVNLETARFFTRDFEENGSLERTTLFLNLANDPTIERIITPRLALTTAEYYAYQLEKHVLVILTDLSSYCDALREVSAAREEVPGRRGFPGYMYTDLSTIYERAGRVEGRNGSITQIPILTMPNDDITHPIPDLTGYITEGQIFVDRGLDNRGIYPPINVLPSLSRLMKSAIGEGMTRKDHGDVSNQLYAKYAIGRDAAAMKAVVGEEALSAEDKLSLEFLEKFERTFINQGPYEARTIYESLDLAWSLLRIYRKDMLNRIPAKIINEYYQRTSERKGKAKAQDKPSAPGTSAAGNPAEENLIDA
- a CDS encoding peptidyl-prolyl isomerase CWC27, producing the protein MSTIYNTEPQPTASVILHTSVGELSVELFAKQTPLTSRNFLQRCLDGYYDNTIFHRLVPGFIVQGGDPTGTGNGGESIYDGGALSGDLDPWPMDQRRGKNAGPLGINFKDEFHSRLKFNRRGLLGMANEGAPDTNGSQFFFTFDKADELNSKNTMFGRVAGDTIYNLQKIGEAELAEGTERPLYPIKLERVEILVNPFDDMKKRERVVKVVDTAPAPAKKPKKRKVGKQLLSFGDEEGEGEELPILKKPKFDTRIVMDDEATETPVKRPKDGKPTEVKDATLAKTSAAGKEAGVNAVGMKDATASSDSTVKLRDDPQKPNEPSGSPPPLLTRIQPRYGDDEPAQGKNTKAKDNRTALEKANDEIATLKASMRRNVNSEPIKEEKKSALELMIPETSTRGRKRRGGANNNDVAEEQKTMNLLKAFQSKLADAPSTSTNAQESPTGEHATGEGATGGAGEKPAEDEGEVCDLHFIINCQSCQAWDKLEGKDESDDEGWMSHALSFAADKLGKDLNYRRKAEEELIVIDPREKARSLQEEKRQEKGSRTGGSGRAWDQARNAQMSRSSNLAGRGAR
- a CDS encoding heat shock factor protein HSF24 encodes the protein MFASMSPPNPRKRAAPGAIPAVQIPTTVQQYQSPYATPLDQVSRWNGAEVYATDPITPGPKNIPQFNMTEPHSSYPNATTHQSYQHQAIATPGPTNAIARRPAGSSRALVTRQQYDGLSTEPWPSFSDETALMPASGVVNPLDENDNIALLEERAARAKRDAQANRKQIPPFVQKLGSFLNEEKNTDLIRWSQKGDSFIVLDEDEFAKTLIPELFKHNNYASFVRQLNMYGFHKRVGLSDNSMKASERKNKSPSEYYNPYFQRGHPNLLWLINKPKSGNSKKRSAKNNDGAEVESDEDATPTVEDINGAGYVGAAQNSSRSGGPAQGDPGSQALQKKDFQVVKDQLNQLQTQQRAISNMIQRLRSDHTALYNQALAFQNMHERHENSINAILNFLANVFRKSLEEQGGNSNHTMQDLLASIIPNGGSGSQMHKGSVVDLGDFVQQQSVDHSNVADNTPKRGQRLLLPSRGGRASATSTAAKSPSASYATSPRGQMGSVTELFDNSPNEVTSPPDYLSNDLRQSPQQMMRIIDATNAAGATADIDLPDIAAKTPVTLSSDQRNQMLNLMASQATAPQSTSSIPATASPLPATTTATSPQPIPAMQQRQQQHRATPPPVPAQAASGMVSSPVNSALGASPPRSLSPLMSSMPPPPSLHDITMTQEELDSLQRLQDEQKHKIDEISHFLAPLSPSGRVPGVDEAGNPTTVSPEASGSYFPDMTDNMDIEQFLDSSAFGAFDASGTGGSADDFNFSLDANYDGSTPVAAYSLAAPITESHSNTPSSAATEEYVIRKDFAENDGSAVGPDAKRRRMG